From Vagococcus jeotgali, one genomic window encodes:
- a CDS encoding GntR family transcriptional regulator: MASKPLYKKIYQDLKKDILTGVYEEEGQIPTELELAESYGVSRITSKRALVELETEDLIYRVRGKGSFVKKREKGICVSTSDNLLFVMPFAQNEGFGNYAEGILETLKDTDYRLHMQPHEWLSSEKSINLKEDYAGIIYYPINTQESLDFLYQCQLQDIPVILLDKTIEKMNYSSVVADNESGGLLSTEHLASTGCEQILFVSGNRLTDVSSVRDRYLGYLSGMYQVNLLPKYLLKEPEEETDDFFNRVYEEIIYQADIKTGLVVENDVLAIRLMTYLKQRGLDIGADVAIVGFDNIQATQLMDPPLTTIAQDFYKMGEVAAKLLINNVTIRSQVASEHVIPVKLIVRESTTN, from the coding sequence ATGGCTAGTAAGCCTTTATATAAAAAGATATATCAAGACTTAAAGAAAGATATATTAACAGGTGTTTATGAAGAAGAAGGGCAGATACCAACAGAATTAGAGTTGGCAGAGTCATATGGTGTTAGTCGAATCACATCAAAAAGAGCTCTTGTAGAGCTTGAAACAGAAGATTTGATATATCGTGTGAGAGGAAAAGGGAGCTTTGTTAAAAAAAGAGAGAAAGGCATCTGTGTATCAACGAGTGATAATTTATTATTTGTGATGCCTTTTGCTCAAAATGAGGGCTTTGGGAATTATGCAGAAGGGATTTTAGAAACATTAAAGGATACAGATTATAGGTTACATATGCAACCTCATGAGTGGCTATCCTCAGAAAAATCTATTAATTTAAAAGAAGATTATGCAGGTATTATCTACTATCCAATTAATACACAAGAAAGCCTTGATTTTTTATATCAATGTCAACTTCAAGATATACCTGTGATTTTATTAGATAAAACGATTGAGAAGATGAATTATAGTTCAGTAGTGGCTGATAATGAATCTGGAGGTTTATTATCAACAGAGCATTTAGCAAGTACTGGGTGTGAACAAATTTTATTTGTGAGTGGTAATCGTTTAACTGATGTGTCATCAGTGAGGGATCGCTATTTAGGTTATTTATCAGGTATGTATCAAGTTAATTTATTACCTAAATATTTATTAAAAGAACCAGAAGAAGAGACAGATGATTTCTTTAATCGTGTTTATGAAGAAATTATATATCAAGCAGATATAAAAACAGGATTAGTGGTTGAAAATGATGTTTTAGCTATTCGTTTAATGACTTATTTAAAACAAAGAGGATTAGATATTGGGGCTGATGTTGCGATTGTTGGTTTTGATAACATTCAAGCTACACAACTAATGGATCCACCGCTAACTACAATTGCCCAAGATTTTTACAAAATGGGAGA
- a CDS encoding glycoside hydrolase family 125 protein, translated as MAYTEVPTSVQTFMDKMEALCIDEHPRWAENFKAGFANTLLTTVRRYDDGTTFLLTGDIPAMWLRDSTAQFRPYLVIAKEDKDIRDMIAGLVKRQFRYINMDPYANAFNEEANNKGHQSDDTEMTPWIWERKYEIDSLCYPVQLAYLLYKQTGETSQFNEDFHEGVKKILEVWKTEQNHKNSPYSFERDTTRLEDTLSHDGKGTPVAETGMTWSGFRPSDDACIYGYLVPSNMFAVVVLGYIEEIYSTLFNEPNIVEEAKQLRLEIDKGIKEHAIVKNAAGEDIFAYEVDGLGGYSIMDDSNVPSLMAAPYLGYCAKDDDFYLNTRQTLLSKENPYFYEGKFAKGIGSSHTPENYVWPIALSIEGLTTDDKAEKERILNLLVDCDGGTNLMHEGFDVDNPNNFTRDWFSWANMMFCELVMDYYDIRIDAHYDK; from the coding sequence ATGGCTTACACAGAAGTACCAACATCAGTACAAACATTTATGGATAAAATGGAAGCGCTATGCATTGACGAGCATCCACGTTGGGCAGAAAACTTTAAAGCAGGATTTGCAAATACTCTACTGACAACAGTTAGACGCTACGATGACGGTACAACGTTTTTACTTACAGGAGATATTCCTGCTATGTGGCTTCGTGATTCTACAGCCCAGTTTCGTCCTTATTTAGTGATTGCTAAAGAAGACAAAGATATTCGTGACATGATTGCTGGCTTAGTAAAACGTCAGTTTAGATATATAAATATGGATCCATATGCTAATGCATTTAATGAAGAAGCAAATAATAAAGGGCATCAAAGTGATGACACTGAAATGACTCCATGGATTTGGGAGAGAAAATATGAAATTGATTCATTATGTTACCCAGTTCAACTAGCTTATCTTTTATACAAACAAACAGGCGAAACATCTCAGTTTAACGAAGATTTCCATGAGGGAGTTAAAAAAATCCTTGAAGTTTGGAAAACGGAACAAAATCATAAAAATTCTCCCTACAGCTTCGAAAGAGATACAACACGCCTTGAAGACACACTATCTCACGACGGCAAAGGAACACCCGTTGCAGAAACTGGTATGACTTGGTCAGGATTTAGACCTAGTGATGATGCTTGTATTTACGGTTACTTAGTCCCATCAAATATGTTCGCTGTTGTAGTTTTAGGATATATTGAAGAGATCTATTCAACATTATTTAATGAACCAAACATTGTTGAAGAAGCCAAACAATTACGTCTTGAAATTGACAAAGGAATTAAAGAACATGCCATTGTTAAAAATGCTGCAGGTGAAGATATTTTTGCTTATGAAGTTGACGGTTTAGGTGGCTATTCAATTATGGATGATTCAAATGTACCAAGTTTAATGGCAGCCCCTTACTTAGGTTACTGTGCTAAGGATGATGACTTCTATCTAAATACTCGTCAAACACTTTTAAGCAAAGAAAATCCTTATTTTTATGAAGGAAAATTTGCTAAAGGTATCGGAAGCTCTCATACTCCTGAAAATTACGTTTGGCCAATCGCTCTATCAATTGAAGGGTTAACAACAGATGACAAAGCTGAAAAAGAACGTATCTTAAACCTATTAGTTGATTGTGATGGTGGGACTAACTTAATGCATGAAGGATTTGATGTGGATAATCCAAACAACTTCACTCGTGACTGGTTCTCATGGGCAAATATGATGTTTTGTGAGCTTGTGATGGACTACTATGACATTCGTATTGATGCACATTATGACAAATAA
- a CDS encoding alpha-mannosidase: MTKKKVYIISHSHWDREWYLPYEQHHMRLVRLMDDLLEIFKTNPDFNSFHLDGQTIILDDYLQVRPEKREEVQAAIDNGKLKIGPFYILQDDFLISSESNARNTMIGLEESRKWGDPVMLGYFPDTFGNMGQTPQMMKEAGIEAAAFGRGVKPTGFNNAVINDEKYASQFSEMWWEGPDKSNIFALLFANWYSNGNEIPAKKEEAIAFWDQKLADAQQYASTDHILMMNGVDHQPVQKDVTQAIKLANELYPDYEFIHSNFDDYLSAVMSDVPDNLSTVEGELTSQETDGWYTLANTSSARIYLKQRNTDVQRQLENVTEPLATMAYEVTKNYPHDELRYAWKTLMQNHPHDSICGCSVDEVHQEMMTRYQKAEEVGKFLAEEAETALVDSINTSKFAKDSKPFVIFNTAGTKRTQIVETTIEWKRLTFAEGIPLELYHQLEEEVKNLTDFYVIDENGQAVPAEVVKTDVAFDYDLPTDRFRIPYMAIYVTVRMSIEKMPGMSWSTFALLEGKYELTGKSLVDDNTMTLENDYVKAEVQPNGLINFTDKIHNNTYSSGLIYENVGDVGNEYIFKQPREDKALYAHNFPTTREVIVDSPLVAEILITQRMMIPVSAEKLLQDEMEAVYEMRQRKANRSTKLAEFVIKTVVRLEKYNKQITFHTEFDNQMKDHRLRVLFPTGITADTHFAESIFEVVERPNNVNQATWENPTNPQHQHSFVNVHDDKQGVTVANYGLNEYELLSDDNTIALTILRAVGELGDWGYFPTPEAQCLGEQSVDFAIEFHGKDDMYETFTNAQGFQIPWTITQTDIHEGTQKPTHQFLNLEGDQYALTAIKRQENGVDIITRGFNLSNTETCDVNIDIPGYTAHEANMIEEFKEETPVETTLIPAKIQTLRWTK; this comes from the coding sequence ATGACAAAGAAAAAAGTTTATATCATCTCTCACAGCCATTGGGATAGAGAATGGTACTTACCATACGAACAACACCATATGAGACTTGTCCGTTTAATGGATGATCTTTTAGAGATTTTTAAAACAAATCCAGACTTCAATAGCTTCCATTTAGATGGGCAAACTATTATTTTAGATGACTACTTACAAGTTCGTCCTGAAAAACGTGAGGAAGTCCAAGCAGCCATTGATAATGGTAAATTAAAAATTGGACCTTTCTATATTTTACAAGATGACTTCTTAATTAGTAGTGAGTCAAATGCTCGTAACACTATGATTGGTTTAGAAGAAAGTCGTAAGTGGGGAGATCCTGTGATGTTAGGTTATTTCCCAGATACATTTGGTAATATGGGACAAACACCACAAATGATGAAAGAAGCTGGCATTGAAGCTGCAGCTTTTGGTCGCGGTGTAAAACCAACTGGATTTAATAACGCCGTGATTAATGACGAAAAATATGCTTCTCAGTTTTCTGAAATGTGGTGGGAAGGTCCTGACAAATCTAATATCTTCGCCCTATTATTTGCCAACTGGTACAGTAATGGTAATGAGATACCAGCTAAAAAAGAAGAAGCTATTGCTTTTTGGGATCAAAAATTAGCTGATGCCCAGCAGTATGCTTCAACAGATCATATATTGATGATGAACGGTGTGGATCACCAACCCGTACAAAAAGACGTGACACAAGCGATTAAGCTAGCTAACGAATTGTACCCTGACTACGAATTTATTCACAGTAACTTTGATGACTATTTAAGTGCTGTTATGAGTGATGTCCCTGATAATTTAAGTACAGTAGAAGGAGAATTAACTTCTCAAGAAACAGATGGATGGTATACATTAGCTAACACATCTTCTGCTCGTATTTACTTAAAACAACGTAATACTGATGTCCAAAGACAATTAGAAAATGTGACAGAGCCACTAGCTACTATGGCTTATGAAGTAACAAAGAACTATCCTCATGACGAGTTACGTTATGCATGGAAAACTCTAATGCAAAATCACCCTCATGATAGTATTTGTGGCTGTAGTGTGGATGAGGTGCATCAAGAGATGATGACACGTTACCAAAAGGCTGAAGAAGTAGGTAAATTCCTAGCTGAAGAAGCTGAGACTGCCTTAGTAGACTCAATTAACACATCTAAATTTGCTAAAGATAGTAAACCTTTTGTTATCTTTAATACAGCTGGAACTAAGCGAACTCAAATCGTTGAAACAACAATCGAGTGGAAACGCCTAACGTTTGCTGAGGGTATTCCTTTAGAGTTATATCACCAGTTAGAAGAAGAAGTGAAAAACTTAACTGATTTCTATGTGATAGATGAAAATGGACAAGCTGTACCTGCTGAAGTTGTTAAAACAGATGTCGCTTTTGATTACGATTTACCAACTGACCGATTTAGAATTCCTTATATGGCCATTTACGTGACGGTACGCATGAGTATTGAAAAAATGCCTGGTATGTCTTGGAGTACTTTTGCTCTACTTGAAGGAAAATATGAACTTACTGGTAAGTCCCTTGTAGATGATAACACAATGACTTTAGAAAATGATTATGTTAAGGCTGAAGTTCAACCAAACGGCCTAATTAACTTTACAGATAAAATCCATAATAACACTTACTCAAGTGGGCTTATTTATGAAAATGTTGGTGATGTTGGTAATGAGTATATCTTTAAGCAACCGCGTGAAGATAAAGCATTATATGCTCACAACTTCCCTACAACTCGTGAAGTGATTGTTGACTCACCACTTGTTGCTGAAATTTTAATCACACAACGTATGATGATTCCAGTATCAGCTGAAAAACTACTTCAAGACGAGATGGAAGCTGTCTATGAAATGCGTCAACGAAAAGCAAACCGTAGTACAAAACTTGCTGAGTTTGTGATTAAAACAGTGGTTCGTCTAGAAAAATACAATAAACAAATAACGTTCCATACAGAATTTGACAACCAAATGAAAGATCATAGATTACGTGTCTTATTCCCTACTGGTATCACTGCTGATACGCATTTTGCTGAAAGTATTTTTGAAGTGGTAGAAAGACCAAATAATGTGAACCAAGCAACTTGGGAAAACCCAACAAACCCTCAACATCAACATTCATTTGTCAATGTTCACGATGACAAACAAGGAGTAACTGTTGCTAACTACGGGTTAAATGAATATGAATTACTTAGTGATGACAATACAATTGCACTAACTATTTTAAGAGCAGTTGGTGAATTAGGTGACTGGGGTTACTTCCCAACACCAGAAGCACAGTGTTTAGGTGAGCAATCTGTTGACTTTGCTATTGAATTCCACGGTAAAGATGATATGTATGAGACGTTTACTAATGCTCAAGGATTCCAAATCCCTTGGACAATCACTCAAACAGATATTCATGAAGGCACTCAAAAACCAACGCATCAATTCTTAAATCTTGAAGGTGATCAATACGCTCTAACAGCGATTAAACGCCAAGAAAATGGTGTTGATATTATCACACGTGGCTTTAACTTATCTAATACTGAAACATGTGATGTTAATATTGATATACCTGGCTACACAGCTCATGAAGCCAATATGATTGAAGAATTTAAAGAAGAAACACCAGTTGAGACAACTTTAATTCCTGCTAAGATTCAAACGCTTAGATGGACTAAATAA
- the tkt gene encoding transketolase, with the protein MLFDKTDQLGVNSIRTLSLDMIQKANSGHPGLPMGAAPMAYVLWTKFLKVNPKTSRNWVDRDRFVLSAGHGSAMLYSLLHLSGYDLPMDQLKQFRQWDSLTPGHPEVLHTDGVEATTGPLGQGIAMSVGFAMAEAHLAATYNKENYNIVDHYTYALCGDGDLMEGVSQEAISLAGHLKLDKLIVLYDSNDISLDGPLDKSFSEDVKGRFEASGWHHILVEDGNNLESLEEAISIARAQSAKPTIIEVKTIIGFGATNEGTNKAHGAPLGVDGVAHAKANYGWDYPEFTVPKEVEERFHEDMVVKGQEKEAAWHELFESYKAEYPELAKQFTESFSEEVVVDLEKVLPAYEVGESAASRVTSKEAIQALSKALPNFWGGSADLSSSNNTMVADELDFEPGQYQGRNIWFGVREFGMAAAMNGISLHGGTRVYGGTFFVFVDYLRPALRLSAIQKVPVTYVLTHDSIAVGEDGPTHEPIEQLSSLRGMPNVNLIRPADGNEVSAAWKLAATATQTPTVLALSRQNLPVLEGTKEKAYEGVARGGYVLSAQQGEKADGILIATGSEVNLAMEAQKVLRGEGIDVSVVSMPSTMLFDSQSKEYKESVLPSTVEKRVSIEMGSTVGWERYTGLNGALIGIEEFGASAPGNKVMQEYGFTVENVVSTFKGLN; encoded by the coding sequence ATGTTATTTGATAAAACAGATCAGTTAGGTGTTAATTCAATCCGTACATTAAGTTTAGATATGATTCAAAAAGCTAATTCAGGTCATCCTGGATTACCAATGGGTGCAGCACCAATGGCCTATGTGCTTTGGACAAAATTTTTAAAAGTAAACCCAAAAACGTCAAGAAACTGGGTGGATCGTGATCGTTTTGTTTTATCAGCAGGACATGGTTCAGCTATGCTTTATAGCTTATTACATTTATCAGGTTATGACTTACCGATGGATCAATTAAAACAATTTCGCCAGTGGGATAGTTTAACGCCAGGACATCCTGAAGTATTACATACTGACGGGGTTGAAGCGACGACAGGACCATTAGGACAAGGGATTGCAATGAGTGTTGGTTTTGCAATGGCAGAAGCTCACTTAGCTGCAACGTACAACAAAGAAAATTATAATATCGTTGATCATTACACCTATGCTTTATGCGGTGATGGGGATTTAATGGAAGGTGTTTCTCAAGAAGCTATTAGTTTAGCTGGTCACCTTAAATTAGATAAACTGATTGTGTTATATGATTCAAATGACATCTCTTTAGATGGTCCTTTAGACAAATCATTTAGTGAAGATGTTAAGGGGCGTTTTGAAGCATCAGGTTGGCACCATATTTTAGTAGAAGATGGTAATAATTTAGAGTCACTAGAAGAGGCAATTAGTATTGCTCGTGCTCAATCAGCTAAGCCGACTATTATTGAAGTGAAAACAATTATTGGTTTTGGTGCGACTAATGAAGGAACAAATAAAGCTCACGGAGCGCCACTTGGGGTAGATGGTGTAGCTCATGCCAAAGCTAATTATGGTTGGGATTACCCAGAATTTACTGTACCAAAAGAAGTTGAAGAGAGATTCCATGAGGATATGGTTGTTAAAGGTCAAGAAAAAGAAGCAGCTTGGCATGAATTATTTGAAAGCTACAAAGCTGAATATCCAGAGTTAGCTAAACAATTTACAGAAAGCTTTAGTGAAGAAGTTGTGGTTGATTTAGAAAAAGTATTACCAGCTTATGAAGTAGGAGAGAGTGCTGCAAGTCGTGTGACAAGTAAAGAAGCAATCCAAGCTCTATCTAAAGCTCTACCTAATTTCTGGGGTGGTTCTGCTGATTTATCTTCATCAAATAATACTATGGTAGCAGATGAGTTGGATTTTGAACCAGGACAGTATCAAGGCCGTAATATCTGGTTTGGTGTACGTGAGTTTGGAATGGCAGCTGCGATGAATGGTATTTCATTACATGGTGGCACGCGTGTGTACGGAGGAACATTCTTCGTCTTTGTTGACTACCTACGCCCAGCATTACGCCTATCAGCTATTCAAAAAGTTCCTGTGACATATGTCTTAACACATGATTCAATTGCTGTTGGGGAAGATGGACCAACTCATGAACCGATTGAGCAACTGTCAAGTTTACGTGGTATGCCAAATGTGAACTTAATTCGTCCTGCTGACGGTAATGAAGTATCAGCAGCTTGGAAATTAGCAGCTACAGCAACACAAACACCTACAGTTCTAGCTTTATCTCGACAAAACCTTCCAGTATTAGAAGGAACTAAAGAAAAAGCTTATGAAGGTGTGGCTCGTGGTGGGTATGTATTATCGGCTCAACAAGGTGAAAAAGCAGATGGTATTTTAATTGCAACAGGTTCAGAAGTGAACTTAGCTATGGAAGCACAAAAAGTATTACGTGGTGAAGGTATTGATGTGTCAGTTGTTTCTATGCCATCAACAATGCTTTTTGATTCTCAATCTAAAGAATACAAAGAATCGGTTTTACCATCAACAGTTGAAAAACGTGTTTCTATCGAAATGGGCTCAACAGTTGGTTGGGAACGTTACACAGGACTAAATGGTGCTTTGATTGGAATAGAAGAATTTGGTGCAAGTGCTCCCGGAAATAAAGTGATGCAAGAGTACGGATTTACAGTAGAAAATGTTGTTTCAACATTTAAAGGGTTAAATTAA
- a CDS encoding DUF896 family protein gives MLSKDKLDRINELAKKAKSEASLTEAEQKEQQELRDEYIQTFRSGMKNQIEGMKVVDEEGTDVTPEKLKQIQKEKGLHGR, from the coding sequence ATGTTAAGTAAAGATAAATTAGATAGAATTAACGAATTAGCGAAAAAAGCTAAATCAGAGGCGTCTTTAACAGAGGCAGAACAAAAAGAACAACAAGAGTTAAGAGATGAGTATATTCAAACCTTTCGCTCAGGTATGAAAAATCAAATAGAGGGTATGAAAGTTGTAGATGAAGAAGGAACAGATGTGACTCCAGAAAAATTAAAACAAATTCAAAAAGAAAAAGGATTACATGGAAGATAA
- the lexA gene encoding transcriptional repressor LexA produces the protein MSNSRSSRQINVLRYIYEQVEEKGYPPTVREIGTAVNLSSTSTVHGHLSRLEKKGLIQRDPTKPRAIELTDEGLKLIGVKSPFIPMLGVVTAGEPILAVEEASDFFPLPPDLKYEENSLFMLTIRGESMINAGIFDGDHVIVRKQSQANNGDIIIAMTDDNEATCKRFFKEDHYIRLQPENDTLEPIILDNVSVLGKVVGLYRNHI, from the coding sequence ATGTCAAACTCTCGTTCATCTAGACAAATTAATGTTTTAAGATATATATACGAACAAGTTGAAGAAAAAGGATACCCACCAACGGTTAGAGAAATTGGAACAGCTGTTAATCTATCTTCCACCTCTACTGTTCATGGTCACCTATCAAGATTAGAAAAAAAAGGACTTATTCAACGAGATCCAACAAAGCCACGTGCTATTGAATTAACCGATGAAGGACTTAAATTAATAGGAGTTAAATCACCTTTTATTCCTATGTTAGGAGTTGTTACAGCTGGTGAACCGATCCTGGCTGTCGAAGAAGCATCGGATTTCTTTCCTCTACCTCCTGATTTAAAATATGAAGAAAATAGTTTATTTATGCTAACGATTCGTGGGGAGAGTATGATCAATGCAGGTATATTTGACGGAGATCATGTCATTGTTAGAAAACAGTCTCAAGCAAACAATGGTGATATTATTATTGCTATGACAGATGACAATGAAGCAACATGTAAACGATTCTTTAAAGAAGACCACTACATTCGACTACAACCTGAAAACGACACATTAGAGCCTATTATTTTAGATAATGTCTCTGTTTTAGGTAAAGTCGTTGGATTATATCGTAACCATATATAA